TGCTTCGACTCGGTCTGCGAGTCTCGCAATGACAACTCTTTTCCTTTGTGGTGAGCGTGTGGTGTTATCACCTTCTCCTACTCACTCGAAAACAGAATACTAAACCCTCAAAACGCGTTTGGAAGCTGACGGCAGATAGCTGATAGCTGACACCTGTCCTTCAGCCTATAGCGTTACTAGTCTTACAACTAGAAGGAGAGTTTGATTCCCATTCCCGCCTGGGCTGTTTCGAGAATCTTGTAGAGGTCAATGCCTTGAGCCATCGTCTCCCAGGAGGTTCCAAGATATGTGAGTGTGTTCGCGCTGAGTGCTGCGTCGAATTCAAGAAAAGGAGTGAGCTGAAGAGATGTGCCAACTACGGCCGTGCCGGAGGGAACATCCATGTTAAGGTCGGCAAACTGAATGGTTCTTCTAGACAATTCGATTGTGGAATGGAAAGACATGACCTTGAGGGGCTTCACCTCAAGCCCGACAACAAGAAAATAGAGGTTTGAGGAATTCTTTTCCAGAGAGAACGATCTGCCTGCATCCACGGCGAGCGTTAAGATTGGGAAGTGTATGGCTGCTCCGATGCGGACCTTTGCCTCGGCAGGCATCCTGTAGATAGTGCCTTGCATGGCCATCTCCCCATCCTCCAGTGGTATTGAGGAGAGATCAACATCGATGCTTCCATATATCCTTCTCCCGGTTGAATCAACCTGTATATTACCGCCAAAGCCTTCTATGGTTGGTGTTCCCATGGCGATTGATGAGCTCGACTCGTACGTTGACGTGAGTGATACGGGTGTGTTCAGCTCTACAGCCACCCCGATCCCTGCGTGCTCCCCCTTTGCCTGGGTTCCCAGAACCAAGGCGACACAATCACCCTTGATCTGACCTGTACCGCTGTAGCCAAGCAGCGTCTGCCTGCTGATTGAGGCTGTTCCCTCAAGTTCTACGTGCCAGTCTCCCGAATCTGCAGGAACAGTCCCGGTCAATCTGCCCTCACCATCTATTTTGATGTCCGATTGGACATAGCCTTCTATTGAATAGAGCTTGATTCCAGCGCCGATACTAAATGGGCCCAGTTTGTGGGCCAGGGCAATCATCGTGGGTCTCTGGTCAAGCTCAGAGTCTATTTTTCCATCAAGGTCGAGTTGAACCTCACCCTCTATGTGGAAGACGACCGGGATTTCCACACCGTCTGGAAGTCCAGGTATCTCTTCACTGGTGAGTGTATAAGGGATATCCACGTCCAAAACCTGAAAAATGCTTTGGGTTCCAGATAGATGGATTCCAATATGTTCTGGTTCGAGAAATCCGAGACTTGCATGGAATATGGGCGTCCTGGCGGCGAGTGAAAATTGCTCGATTCCGCCCTTCCTCCTTAGGAGGAAATTCAGCGGCACCTTGACCTCGCCGACCATTTCTCCTGCGTCGAACGACAACTGGCTGTTTGATCTCCAGCTTCGCCCTCCAGCCATGGCAAGGGCAATCTCGAAGTTCTTCACGTCCGTGAGCGCAGCGGGGTTGATGGCCGCTCCTCTGATCCCCTCTGCCATTCCCACGTGGCAGGATTTGAGACTCAGGGCACTAAGGCTCAAAAAAGAAGGGCTTACAGATATGACACCCGTGAGCGAACCAACATAAGAGCTCTGCTCCTGTGCCAGGCCACCTGAGCTGATCATCATAATCAGAAGTAAACCAACGCTGATTGAAAACAAACTCTTCATTATAAATGTCCTATTGTGTTGTTCACTGCTATAGAATGCAAGAAACATGCCCACGATGCGACACTGGGTCATACCTAACCTGTGGCCTTAACTGGGATTAGCCCACCTGAAAAGAGACTGCCAGCGTGGGCCTGGGCCTTAGTTTCGCAAATTGCAATGTTTTATTTCTAGATTTGCAACGGTCCAATGCACCGGGCTATTCTGGAAAGTCTGAGATAAGCAGAGACGATTGTGCGGCGGTTGGATACGTCAATGGGGACATTGATATTGACTCTTTGACGGTTAGTCTATATAATAGTCTAAGGTGGAGAAAGGTTTACTGCGATTGTTTGATGCGAACGCGAATCGCGCAAGGGAGGGTTTGCGCGTCGCGGAGGATGTGGCGAGGCTCATCGCTTGTGATGAAGCACTTGCCGTCAAGCTGAAAGAACTGAGACACAGGCTGACAGAGCTTTGCTCTTCCGTGGTTGGCGAGGGCCTTCTTATAGCAGAAAGGAATAGCCAGGCTGACCTGGGTCGGTCGGCCGCGTTCGACTCGAAAAAGAAGTCAAAGGATATACGGGATCTTGTCCGGCGCAACATGAGGAGAAGCGAGGAGGCTTGTCGCGTCCTCGAGGAGACTTCTGGTCTGGTGGATGGGGACATAGGGGGCGGATTCAAAGAGCTCAGGTTTGAGATGTACGATATGGAGAAGCTCCTTTTGGAAAGGTTCTGACCGTGACCAGGAGGTTTGATCTTCTTCTCTATGCAATCACCGAGAAGAGATACTCAAGAGGCAGGTCTCTGATAGAATTGATGGAACCCTGTCTGAAAGGCGGGGCGTCGGTAGTACAACTCAGGGACAAGGATGCTTCCACAAGGGAGTTGGTGAGCGAGGCGATTGAGCTCAGGAATCTCACCCGCGCCCATTCTGCTCTTTTCATAATAAACGACAGAGTTGATGTGACTCTCGTAGTTTCCGCAGACGGTGTCCATCTGGGGAGTGATGATATGGAGCCTGCGCTTGCCCGCAACCTGCTCGGTCCTGATAAGATCATAGGGAAGACAGTGAGGAATGCAGATGAAGCTGGCGAGGCTGAACTTCAAGGGGTGGACTATGTTTCAGCCGGATCAATTTTCAAGAGTGAAACGAAGGATGCGCCGGTTATCGGGCTGGGGGCCCTTGAGAATATCTGTAAGGCGACCAATCTGCCCGTGGTGGCCATTGGCGGGATTAAGCTCGAAAATCTAGAAAGCATTTTCGCCAGAGGGGCAAGCGGAGTTGCAGTGGCAAAAGAGCTTCTTGATTTTCCGGACATAGAAGAAAGAGCGAAGAATCTCAGGACAGTCATTGACAAGCTAAATTCTGAAACTGCTGGCAAGCAGAAGTAAGAGAAGACAGGTGAAGAGATGGAAGATTTTTCGGAACAAGCCCAATCAGGGTCCGATTTAACGTTTCAGAACTTCGTTGCAGGAGAATGCAATTCGGCTGCCCTTGCAGCAACACGGGAAGTCTCAGAATCGCCTGGTATCAAATACAATCCTCTCTACATTTACTGCGGCGTGGGTCAGGGGAAGAGCCATCTTCTTCAAGCGCTGGGTTGGGACTTCAAGAGGAGAAACCCGAACAGCGCTGTTCTCCTTGTGAATGGAGAGGAGTTCTCTGAGGAATTTGGGCAGGCAGCGGACAAGCAGGCTTTCAGAGAAAGGTACTCACAGCCGGCCCTTCTTCTCATCGACGACTTTCACCTCTTGTCAGAAACTGCCAGAACCGAAATCCTGAGGATCTTCGAAACACTTCAGTCTAGGAAGAAACAACTGGTGCTCACTAGCCTTCGCAATCCACAAAGGATGACAATGGATGAGAGACTGAAATCGAGGATTGAGGGTGGCCTCGTGTGCAAGATTCTTCCCCCCGATCTGAATACGCGAATAGGTATTCTTAAGCTGAGGGCCAAGAAAGCAGGGGTGAGTATCAGTCAGAATGTTCTTGAGGAGATAGCGGGGAGGGTGATTTTGAATGTGCGCAAGCTGGAGGGCGCAATCAACAGGTTGGCAGTGCTCTCAAAGGCGAAGGGTGAGGAGATATCAGTCGAATTCGTTGAATCTGCGCTCAGAGACATGATACCCGAATTTCCCAGTGAGGGGGCGGCAGCTTATAAAGAACCGGTTGAAGGGGGGCAGGAGGAATTCGGCGACTTCGTCCTGGAAGTTGCGAAGACGATGTCAGTTATAAGGCAGGAGCCGTCCGAAGAAGCGAGAATGAGGGAGGCTTACGCTGAGAAGCTCTATGTTTGGGAAATGAAGGGATTCAATGTGGGCAGGTTGAAAGCTGCCATGGACAAGAAAATGGATGTTGTGGCAAGGGAATTCATTACATTCACGTCCAATGTGCAAAGGCTGATAGAACTCCAGAACAGATACGGCGCCCTAAATGCGAAACGTTTTCCAGATGAGCAGGCAGAGATAGAGGAACTCCTGTTCAATCCAGACGCTCTGGAGGAAGTGACCAGGCGCATAAATTGGCTGGAATCCAGAGTTTCGGCGACATCACTCGATCTCATAGAGGACTACACTTTCGAGAGATTCTCAGTAGATAGCCCCAATCAGGAGGCCCATAAGCTCTGCCGCTCTGTCGCGGAATCGCCGTGGACCTGTCCTGACGTGATATTCCTGTGGGGCGGGCAGGGGACAGGGAAAAGCCATCTCATCAGCGCAGTGGCGAGGGAGCTGTACACGAAACGAAGCAACATAAATGTTTTCTTGCTCCACGGTGAGATTTTTGTGGACGATCTAAAGATGGAAAGGGGAAGACATACGAGGGGAAAGTTGAGGGCGAGATGTCTTGAGGCAGACCTTCTCCTGGCTGATGACGTCCAGGCAATCTTTGAGAATCAGATCTCAGCAAACGAGTTCATGGCCATACTTGAACAGCGTGTTGAGCAGAAAAAGAAGATGATTCTTGTTTCCGATCTCCCGCCTGAGAAAACCTACATAGATCCGGGCTTTATGAGACTCATGTCGAAAGGTGTTGTCCACGAAATAGGTGCGCCCACCGAGAAGCTGAAGCAGGCGATCGCCTGGGACTACCTCCTGAGGAAAGAAGTAAAGGTCAGTCAGGGGGAGATAGAAGAGGTCTGTGCAGGTGTCAAAGACAACTTATGGGAACTGATGGACAGACTTGATCAGGTCGTAGGAGGGAGGCGTGGAGAGACTGCACTCGTGGAAGGTACTCCTGTTGTGGAAGACAGATCAGCCTACCGACCTGTTGTAGAGAAAGCCAAAGTCAAGCCTCCTGTGGAAGAGGCCGAAGAGGTGGCTGCTCCACCTTTAGAGGAACAAAAGCTTGATCAGGTGTTAGAAGAGAGGCCTGCGGAGACAATTCCTGTTGAAGGTACTCCCACCACAATAGACAGGTCAGCCTACGAACCTGAGCCAGAGAAGGCAGAACCTGAGCCTTCTGCGGAAGAGGCCGAAGAGACGCCTGGGCCTGATCTATTGGTGGAAGAGAAGCTCAGCGAGATTCATCCAGGTGAAGGTGCCCCTGCTGAGGAGGCAGAGGTCAAGCCCTTTGTCGAAGAGGCTGAAGGTGCCCCTGCTCCTTCTTTGGCGGAGCCCGGCCTTGACCTGGTGGTAAAAGAGAAGTTCAGCAAGATTCACGTGGATGAAGGTACTCCCGCAGAAGAAGACACATCTGCCCCTCGGCCAGCAGCAGAGGAGGTTGAGCCTTCTGTGGATGAGGCGGAGGAAGTGGCTGCTCCGCCCGCGGAGGAGCCCGACCTTGAAAAGGTATTGGAAGAGCGCTTTGGAGAGACTGTTGCACCGGAAGGTGCTCCTGTTGAAGAGGATAGGTCTGCGTACGAAACAGTGCCAGGAATGGCAGAAGAAGTGGTTGCTCCCCCTTTGATGGAAGGTGAAGAGAGAGAGCCGGAGGCGGAACCTGTTGCTGAAGCTGAGGTGCCTCCGAAAGAAGTAAAGGAGGGTCACCCATCTGAGCACGGACGGGCGGAAGAAATGATGGACGCAGAGTGGGATGTTGACGAAGAAAGGCTGATCGAAGGGCCGTGAACGGTCTTGGATGTGTCATAGAGGTTTTTGATGAGCATAGAAGGAAGTCTGGCTGAACAGTCATTGGTAACGGTTATACGTTCACTTGCGAACACCAACAGGACCGGGGTTCTGAATGTGACAAAAGGAAGTAGTATGGGGATGTTCTTTTTCGAGGATGGGAAGATATCCAGTGTTGAAATGGACCAGGTGGAGGAAGGTCTGGGCCGCAGGTTGCTAAAGAGCGGTTGGATAACGGAAGAGCAGCTCGAAGAGGCTCTAGAAATTGGAGAAAGTCAAGCTGAGAAGAAGCCTGTTTCAGATATATTGACCGACATGGATGTAGTCCCTGCTTCAGTCCTCAGGTCACACGTTGTGGAGCAGTTGGAAGAGGTCATTTCCAAGATTCTGACATGGAATGAGGGTTCATTCGTTTTCGATCCTTTTCCGTGGCCCGCAGATAAGCATTCGACTGTGGCGATAGATTCGGATGAGGTTCTCGTGGGGCCCATCAGAAAACTGGAGCGCGCAGAGGACATGGCAAAGATACTTCCACCGAAAGATGTGGTTCTGGTGCGTACGAAACACGAGCTCGAGGAAGAATGCCTCAATGCTGAAGAAAAAGAAGTTTTGTCCGCGGTGGATGGTTCACTTTCCATGAAAGAACTGATAGAGAAACATCAGGGAGACTCTGTTTCTACAGCGCGCGCACTTTGTGTTCTCTATGGTGCTCGGTTCATTGGAACGCAGGATGAACAGAAAATTGCTGGGGCGAAGAAAGCACCAAAGAGGGATGAACACGTGGAGATGGGGATTGCCTTTCTTGAAATGAAGATGTACGATGCGGCACAGCGCGAGTTCAGATGTGCAGTCGAAATGGATCCCAACTCAGCAGAAGTGAGGTTCTATCTTGGCCTAGCCTGTTACAAGCTCAACCTTTTCCGGGCGGCTGCCGACTATTTCGCTGAGGCTAGAGAATTGGGCTCCGCGAGCAATGCTGTGCTCAACGACATGGGTCTGGCGTATGAGAGGTTGGGGCATCTGGATAGGGCCAGGGAATGTTATGCAAAGGCGGTAGAAGCTGACGATGCCAACAGCACGTCCTATGTGAATCTTGGAATAGCGTGTTACAAAAAAGGTTTGTATGAGGAAGCCGAGAACGCTTTCAGACTCGCGATTAAAATGGGCTCTACGGCTTCATTGTGTCCATACTATTTGGGTATGATACTTGCTAGAAAAGAAGAATATGATGAAGCAGAAAAGATGTTCAAGTCTGCAATCGAGGCAAACCCGGGTTCTGTTGCTGCTCATAACAATCTGGCAGTAGTCTATGAACTAAAGGGAGACCGCAAGAGGGCCGTGGGCGAGTATGAGATGGCGTATGAGATCGATCCTGACTATCGAAAAGCCAAAGACAATTTGAGAGCTATTGGAGGTTGATGGTTGCCTGCAGGACTCCCCAAATACATTGAGACTTTCAATCTTCAGTTCGAGCAGATGAAGGAAGCTCTGAAAGTCGCAGAGTCTGAGAAAGACAAGGAATATGTCAAGGGCCAGATCCAGGAGCTTTACAGGCTGATTGAGATGCACGTACAGAGCCTGAGGAGGATTCAGAGGCTAATAAAGGAATTTGCAGCAAGAGAGAAGGTCCCTTCTTCTGCTGACTCTGGGCCTGAGCCGAAACCCGAGATGGATGAAAAGTCAAGAGGGGAGTTGACCTCCTTCCTCAAGAGTCTGAAGATTTCAGAAACAGACCTGCAGACCTTGAGGCAG
This sequence is a window from candidate division TA06 bacterium. Protein-coding genes within it:
- the thiE gene encoding thiamine phosphate synthase, whose product is MTVTRRFDLLLYAITEKRYSRGRSLIELMEPCLKGGASVVQLRDKDASTRELVSEAIELRNLTRAHSALFIINDRVDVTLVVSADGVHLGSDDMEPALARNLLGPDKIIGKTVRNADEAGEAELQGVDYVSAGSIFKSETKDAPVIGLGALENICKATNLPVVAIGGIKLENLESIFARGASGVAVAKELLDFPDIEERAKNLRTVIDKLNSETAGKQK
- a CDS encoding AAA family ATPase is translated as MEDFSEQAQSGSDLTFQNFVAGECNSAALAATREVSESPGIKYNPLYIYCGVGQGKSHLLQALGWDFKRRNPNSAVLLVNGEEFSEEFGQAADKQAFRERYSQPALLLIDDFHLLSETARTEILRIFETLQSRKKQLVLTSLRNPQRMTMDERLKSRIEGGLVCKILPPDLNTRIGILKLRAKKAGVSISQNVLEEIAGRVILNVRKLEGAINRLAVLSKAKGEEISVEFVESALRDMIPEFPSEGAAAYKEPVEGGQEEFGDFVLEVAKTMSVIRQEPSEEARMREAYAEKLYVWEMKGFNVGRLKAAMDKKMDVVAREFITFTSNVQRLIELQNRYGALNAKRFPDEQAEIEELLFNPDALEEVTRRINWLESRVSATSLDLIEDYTFERFSVDSPNQEAHKLCRSVAESPWTCPDVIFLWGGQGTGKSHLISAVARELYTKRSNINVFLLHGEIFVDDLKMERGRHTRGKLRARCLEADLLLADDVQAIFENQISANEFMAILEQRVEQKKKMILVSDLPPEKTYIDPGFMRLMSKGVVHEIGAPTEKLKQAIAWDYLLRKEVKVSQGEIEEVCAGVKDNLWELMDRLDQVVGGRRGETALVEGTPVVEDRSAYRPVVEKAKVKPPVEEAEEVAAPPLEEQKLDQVLEERPAETIPVEGTPTTIDRSAYEPEPEKAEPEPSAEEAEETPGPDLLVEEKLSEIHPGEGAPAEEAEVKPFVEEAEGAPAPSLAEPGLDLVVKEKFSKIHVDEGTPAEEDTSAPRPAAEEVEPSVDEAEEVAAPPAEEPDLEKVLEERFGETVAPEGAPVEEDRSAYETVPGMAEEVVAPPLMEGEEREPEAEPVAEAEVPPKEVKEGHPSEHGRAEEMMDAEWDVDEERLIEGP
- a CDS encoding tetratricopeptide repeat protein is translated as MSIEGSLAEQSLVTVIRSLANTNRTGVLNVTKGSSMGMFFFEDGKISSVEMDQVEEGLGRRLLKSGWITEEQLEEALEIGESQAEKKPVSDILTDMDVVPASVLRSHVVEQLEEVISKILTWNEGSFVFDPFPWPADKHSTVAIDSDEVLVGPIRKLERAEDMAKILPPKDVVLVRTKHELEEECLNAEEKEVLSAVDGSLSMKELIEKHQGDSVSTARALCVLYGARFIGTQDEQKIAGAKKAPKRDEHVEMGIAFLEMKMYDAAQREFRCAVEMDPNSAEVRFYLGLACYKLNLFRAAADYFAEARELGSASNAVLNDMGLAYERLGHLDRARECYAKAVEADDANSTSYVNLGIACYKKGLYEEAENAFRLAIKMGSTASLCPYYLGMILARKEEYDEAEKMFKSAIEANPGSVAAHNNLAVVYELKGDRKRAVGEYEMAYEIDPDYRKAKDNLRAIGG